From Streptomyces sp. NBC_01551:
CGTAGAAGACCGCCGGGCCCTGCGCGTTGTCCACGTGGCCCACGATCACCGCCGAGCCGCGCTGCCCCGGCGAGATGCCGTTGAGGTACCAGCCCGCCAGATTCGGGTCCTGCGGCGGCGGGGCGTCGATCCAGCCCTGCGCGTCCAGCCCGACGGTCATCACCGGCGCGTCCACCCGGATCGCCGGGATCCGCACGCGCTGCACCGACGAGTGCTCCAGCACCTCCATGTCCTGCGGCGGCTCGGGCGGATTCACCGGCAGCTGATCGGAGCTCACCGCGACCGCCGCCGCCGCGGCCGGCTGCGGCGGTCCGTCCTCCGCCGTCGCCCCGTTGCGCATCATGGCGAGGCCGCTGAGCATGACCAGCGCGAGCACACCCCAGGGGGAGCGTCTTCTCGGTTTCTGCTCGCCCTCGTCCTCGGTCATGGCTCTCCCTTCCCGACGCGGGGGTCCCGACCCGCGTTCCAGTCCCACCCCAGTACGCCCTTCCTCCCGCACGTTAAGGGCGTGCGGTCGGTCCGGCGATCGGGGAGGGGCGAACGGGTGGTGCGCCCGGTTGGGGTGCGCCCATCCAGGTATTCGTCACATAAATGCCTGACGGGTCGTGACCTGCGGATCCGTCAGGACACGCGGACGCGCTTCGGCGTGTCGCTCAACCGGGCGGCCCAAAGCCGGACATGCGCCGGTTGCGAGGCCCCCTGAGGGTTCGACGTGGGAGGCGTTCTCGTCGATCTTCCCGGGCGACCGCTCCGGGGCGCTTCCCGTTGGAGGTTCCACCATGCGTGTTCTTCGCGCCCTCGCCGTGGCCGCGGCGGCCTGCGCCGCCGTCGGCCTCAGTACTCCCCTCGCCACCGCCGACGCGGCGGGCGGGCCCCCGCCGGGCGTGGGCGCCCAGGGCGGCCCCCCACCGGCCCCCGGCCGCGGCGGGAACGGCTCCGGCAACGGGCCCAGCAACGTCACGGTCAACCCGTACTCCGTGCACCAGGGCGCCACCATGCAGGTCAGCGCCGCGGGCTGCGGCCACGGCGGCACCGTCTGGTCGCACGGCAACTTTCCGCAGACGAACCTGTCCGCCGGCTCCATCGGGTTCGCGACGGTGCGGATCTTCAACCACGCCTCGCCCGGCAATCACACGCTGTCCGTCAAGTGCCACGACAACAGCCTGGTCGCCACCCACCGCTTCACGATCCTGCGGGGCAACGGCGCCCAGGGCGGCATCGGCGGATCCATCGGCCCGTCCGCCGCCGAGACCGCCATCGGCGCGGGCCTCGTCGGTACGGCGGCCCTGGGCGCGGGCATCCACGTGATGCGCCGTCGTCGCCCGTCCGGTGCCACCGGCTGACCGGCCGACCTCCCCGGGCCCCGGAAACCGCCGGTCGCCCCGAGTCCTGGCCGGGGCTCGGGGCGACCGGCGATTGCGCTCAATGGCCGCGGCCGGTGCCGCGCCGCCGCACCACGAACGCCGTGGTGGCGGCCGCGGCGAGGAAGAACGCGGCGCCCGCGCCGAGTTCCAGGGGGTCCATGCCGGCCACGCTGCCGCCGAGCCCGCCGCGCACACCCAGTGAGGCACTCCCGGAGGCCGCCGGGGCGGCGCTGCGCGTGGGCCCGGTCGTGGAGTTGCGGGAGACGCCGACCGTGGAGCTGGTGGTGGGCGCGGCGGTGCCGCCGGCGATGGTGAGGTCGGCCGAGCCGGTCTCGCCGTTGCAGGTGAAGGAGACGGAGTACACGGCTCCGCGCCGGGCGTCCCGGTCGACGGTCACCCGTGCGGTCTGTCCGCGCGCGATGCTCACGGTGTCGAAGATCCCGGAGGAGGCCGTGGAGTAGGCGGCGTTGCAGCCGCTGACGGCAAGGACCGTCTGGCCGCCCGGGGCCACCGTGGAGGGGGTGATCGTGAAGCCGAACGAGGTGATCGGCTGCGCCTCGGCCGCGGTCGCGGCGGGCACGCCGAGAGCGCCGAGCGCCAGGGCGGCGCCCGTGGCGCCGGCGCTCAGCAGGGCTGTGGCGGAGCTGCGTATCGCACCCATGGTTGATTCTCCGGATCCCCGAGGAGCAGCCGCGGAACGGTTTCCGCACGTGGGAGGTCGTGCGCCTCGATGTCCGCCACGCTAGGTGCGGGTCCGGTGACCCGCGATCAGGAACGGGCGAATGGGGCATGCCCGTAGGCCGAACCGGGGACGGGAGGCCCGCCCCCGGTTTGGCGCACCGCCGGCCGAGGCTCAGTCGCCGAGGCCCAGATGCGGGAACTGGGCGAGGAAGGGCTCGGCGGTGGCCGAGATGCCCCGGCCGAACGGCGCGTCGAAGTCCCAGATCAGGAACAGCAAGAACGCGATCAGCGCACTGAACAGGCCCGCCAGCAGCAGCTCCCGGAAGGACCGCCTGATCTGCAGGGTGAAGATCAGGCCCACCGTCACCAGCGCCCCCGCGATCAGCCCGAACCAGACCACCCCCGGCATCGTCGCCCCCGCGCCCAGACCGCGGGCGCTGCGGGCGTCGTCCACCGCCGCGACCTGGTCGACCAGGGGCTGGTAGGCCTGCCCCTCGTGATCGGTCTGCGGGTCGTAGTCCGTGACATCGCGGCGGATACGTTCCAGCAGCTCCCCGCCCCGGTCCGTGAGGTTGCCGCTCTCCGCCATCTCCGTCCACTCCGTGCGCACCACGTGCGTCACGTACGCGTCGACGTCGGCCCGGATCTTCTTGCGGACCTCGGCCGGATAGACCTCGGAGCGGACGGAGATCTCGTGCAGGGCCTGTGCCTCCTGGCGCACGTACTCCTGGGCGGCGCCGCGGCCCTCCCAGACGCCCGCGATCGCCAGGCCCAGCACGATCGCGTAGATCACCCCGATCATCATCGTCATGTACTCGATGACGTCCGGGGTTTCGTTCGGATCGTCGTCCTCGCCGATCCGCCGGTGGTTGAAGAAGGCGATGGACAGTACGACGGCGCAGGCCGCGGCCATCGCGAGGGACAGGACGAGCCACTCCGACAAGGTCACTCCAAAACGGATCCGACGGTCGCTGACCGGTGGGCAGGCGGCGGGGCTAGCGCGGGCGCAGCGCGACGATCGCGAGCACCGCGGGAGCCGAGGTCAGCAAGGTGAAGGTCACGGGTGAGATGTGGTGCTCGACCGGCTTGCGGGCCGGCGCGCGGTACGACGGGCGGGCCACCGGCTTGGGCGGTGGCGGCGGGGTCGCCGCGGGGGGCGGGGGCGGCTGCGGTGCGGGTGGTGGCGGCGCCGGGGCCTTGTGGACGCGCGGCGGGGCCGGGGCCGGCTTCGGCCGGGCCGGTGCAGGCGGCTTCGGCGTGGGCTTCGGCGCCGGCTTGGGCGGGGGCGCCGGAGGTGGCGTCGGCTTGGGCGGCGGAGTCGGTTTCGGCGTGGGCTTCGGCGGCGTCGGTTTCGGGGTGGGGGTGGGCTTCGGCGCTGTGGGCGTCGGCGTCGGCGTCGGCTTCGGCGGACAGGGCGGGGGAGGCGGCGGCGGGCAGTGGTGACCGCCGTGATGGCCTCCGCCGTGACCGCCGCCGTGGCCGTTTCCATGACCGTTTCCGTGGCCGCCACCGTGATGTCCGCCACCCCGGCCGGCTCCGCCCCCGCCGCTGCCGGCGGCCGCGAACACCCTGACGGCGGCCGTTCCGTCACCGGAGTCGATCGTCGCGTAGGCGCAGCTGTCAGCCACCGCCGGCGAGGCGGCGAGCGCCGCCCACAGCAGGACCGGGACCGCCAGCAGGCGCCGGGTACAGGCTCTGTTCACCCGGGGAGCATGGGTCCGCGCGCGCCCGCGCACCCTCGGCTCGGCTCCGGTTCGCCTGAACGGGCGGAGTTGGGACCCTATGGGTTTGAGCCAGTCTTCGACGGGGTTTGGTCACGGGTCGGTCAATCCACAAACGGGATGTGTCGGATTCGCTCATACGGCGTGCGGGGTGCCGAACGTGCCTTTGATGTGTGACCAAGAACGGATCGCCAATTTCCGCTTTGGCTCGCTCCGTTGGTCAATGATCAGTACATTCGGCTCGGACAGGAGTCCGACCGGAGTCCGACCCGCCCGGACCACGGAAACACTACGGCTTGGAGACCCCGATGGAGCGCCCCGCCTGGGCCCCGCCAGGCATCGACATATCGGTGCCGAGCGTGTCCCGTATCTACGATTACTACCTGGGCGGCTCCCACAATTTCGAGGTCGACCGCCAGGCCGCCCGGCGCGCCATGGAATTCATGCCGGGCCTCCCCAAGATCATGCAGGCGAACCGGGCATTCATGCGCCGCGCCGTCCGCTACGCCGTGGACCAAGGCGTCACCCAGTTCCTCGACATCGGCTCCGGCATCCCCACCTTCGGCAACGTCCACGAGATCGCGCGGGCCGCCAGCCCCGAGGCCCGCGTGGTCTACGTCGACCACGACCCGGTCGCCGTCGCGCACAGCCGCGCCGTCCTGGCCGGAGACGAGCACGCCGACATCGTCGCCGCCGACCTGCGCAAGCCGCAGGACATCTTGGCCGCCCCCGAGGTCGCCGGACTCCTGGACCTCGGCCGCCCGGTCGCCCTGCTGCTCGTCGCCGTCCTGCACTTCCTGGAGGACTCGGACGACCCCTACGCCGCCGTCGCCGAGCTCCGCGACGCGCTCGCCCCGGGCAGCCTGCTGGTCCTCACCCACGCCTCCTACCAGGGGATCCCGCTGGCCCAGGAGGTCGCGGCCGGCACCGTCGGCGTCTACCGGGACATCCGCAACCCGCTCGTCATGCGCAGCGGCGAGGAGATCACCCGGTTCTTCGACGGGTTCGAGCTGGTCGCCCCCGGGGTCGTGGCCATGCCGAACTGGCGGCCCGACGGCGCCGAGGACCCGGCGGACAGTGAGGCGGCGGAAGACCCGTACGCCTTCTCCGGCTTCGGTGGTGTGGGGCGCAAGGCGTGAGACTCTCGGCCGCGGTGCCTCCCGGCACGCCGACCCCCGACCAGGATTGCGCGCTGGAGGACCGGATCGGAAGGTTCGCCACCATCTGGGGACGGGCCATCTTCCCCGTCACGGCGACCTCCCTGACCCGGCCCGAGTTCGAACTCCACCTGGTTCCGCTCACCCGGACGCTCGTCGACGCCCTGCACGCCCGGCCCTTCGACGCCTCCGTCGCCCAGCGCGTCGGCGCCGGACTCGTCGCCGTGCACTGCACCGACCCGGAGGCGCTGGCCGGCACCCTCGGCGTGGTCGAGTCGTACCTGGTGCTGTACTGCGGGCCGAACGGCTCCGACGCCGAGGGCACCGAGGAGTACCGCTCCCGGTGCGCCCGGCTCCAGCACGGCATCGCGGCGGGCTTCGCCCGGGCCCTGCGCGAGCGCACCCTGCGGGAGCAGGAGGCGATCGCCCGCTCCGCCCTGACCGCGCGCACCGACGCCCAGCAGGCGCTGCACGCCAGCGAGGCGCGCTTCCGCGCCGTCTTCGAGGGCGCGGCCATCGGCATCGGCATCGCCGACCTGGACGGCAACGTCCTGGAGGTCAACGACACCCTGCTCCAGATGTTCGGCGGCCTCGACGGCCACGTCCGCAGCCGCAACGTCAGCGAGTGGGGCCACCCCGACGACACCCCGCACGTCTGGCAGATGTACGCGGAACTCGTACGCGGGGAGCGCGAGCACTACCGCGTGGAGAAGCCGTACTACCGGCACGACGGCACCGTGCTCTGGACCAACCTGACGGTCTCGCTCCTGCGCGACGCCGAGGGCCGGCCGCAGTACCAGCTGGCCCTGATGGAGGACACCACCGAGCGCCGACTGCTGAACCTCCGGCTCCGCTACGAGGCCACGCACGACGCGCTGACAGGCCTTCCCAACCGGACGCTGTTCTTCGAACGCCTGGAGAAGGCCCTGGGCGGAGCGGGCGGCAGCCACTTCGGCTTGTGCTACCTGGACCTCGACGGGTTCAAGGCCGTCAACGACAGCCTCGGCCACTCGGCGGGCGACCGGCTGCTGGTGGAGGTCGCGGACCGGCTGCAGAGCTGCGCGACCGGCCCCGGCGAGGTGGTCGCCCGGCTCGGCGGCGACGAGTTCGTGGCGCTGACCACCGGAACCGACACGGACGAGAAGGCCACCGAGCTGGCGGTCCGCATCCTGTCGGCGCTGTCCACCCCCATCCGACTGGACGGCCGGGAGCTGACGGTCCGGGGCAGCATCGGCATCGTCGAGGGCCCGGCCGGGGTGCGCACCCCGGCGGAGGTGCTGCGCAGCGCCGACATCACGATGTACCGGGCCAAGGCGGCCGGCGGCAACCGCTTCGAGTTCGCCGACGCGGAGGCCGACGCCCGGGCCATCACCCGGCACGGCCTGACCAACGCCCTGCCCGCGGCGCTGGAACGCGGCGAGTTCTTCATCGAGTACCAGCCGCTGGTGCACATGCACGACGGCAGCGTGCACGGCGCGGAGGCCCTCGTCCGCTGGTCCCACCCGCAGTACGGGGTGCTCGGCCCGGACCGCTTCATCCCGCTCGCCGAACGGACCGGACTGATCGTGCCGCTCGGCCGCTGGGTCCTGGAGGAGGCGGTCCGCCAGGCCCGCAACTGGCAGCGCCAGCACGGCGGCTCCGCCCTGCGGATCAACGTCAACCTCTCGCCGACCCAACTGCACCACCCCGGCCTGGTCGCCGACACCCTGGCGGTGCTCGAGAACTCGGGCCTGGCCCCCGGCGCGCTGTGCCTGGAGGTCACCGAGTCGGCCCTGATAGGCGCGGACGACGAACTCCTGGAACCGCTGCGCCGGCTCGCCGCGCTCGGCGTGGACATCGCGCTCGACGACTTCGGCACCGGCTACTCGAACCTGGCCAACCTGCGACGCCTCCCGGTGAGCGTCCTGAAACTGGACCGCTCCTTCACCCGGGGGATGCAGCAGCAGCCGGCCGACCCCGTCGACGTCAAGATCGTGGAGGGCATCGTCGCCCTGGCCCACAGTCTCGAACTCGCCGTCACGGTCGAGGGCGTGGAGACCGGCGCCCAGGCGGCCCAGCTCCGCGCCCTGGGCTGTGACACCGCCCAGGGCTGGTACTACGCCCGCCCGGGGGCACCGGACCGCATCCACACCCTCTCCCTCTCGGACGCCGTCCCCACCCCCTGAACGCGGGGCCGGCCACCTCCCGGGGCCAGCCACCTCCCGGGCTGGCCCGGGTCAGGTCGGCCCGCGTCACATCGGCCTGGGTCGCCTCAACCCGGGGAGGGGCGGGCCCGCGTCGCCGCAGTCCGGGGAGAGGCGGCCCGCGTCGGGCCTGCCCCGGGGCAGGGCCCGCCCGCGTCAGTCCAGGCCCGCCTCCGTGCCCCGTCCGGGCTCCCGGACGGCCGCCAGCACCCGCTCGTAGCGCCGCGTCGTGTCGGCCAGGAGCTCGGCGGCCACAGGAAGCCGGTCCGCCTGGTACGCGTCGAGCGCCTCCTCCCCGGCCGGCCCGGTGAGGGCGGCGGCCAGCGCCCGGCCGAGGGCGGCCGCGTCCTGGATGCCGGTGTTCATGCCCAGCCCGCCGGCTATCGGGTGGACGTGCGCCGCGTCCCCCGCGAGGACCACCCGGCCCTCGCGTATCCGGGTGGCCATGCGGACGTTGACCCGCCAGGCGGAGAGCCAGCTGGGGTCCGCGAGCCGTATCCCCGGTATCCGGGCGTGCCGGTCGAAGAGCCGCTGGAAGCTCTCCAGCGACGGCGGCAACAACTCGCCCCGCTCGTCGGCCTCGGGCGAGGCCTGCAACTGGAACGTATCCGTCCCCGGCATCGGGCAGAGCAGTATCCCGCCCCCCTCCGACGTGAACCACTGGTGCCACACGTCGCGGCTGAGCCCCGGAGCCCTGACGTCCCCGATCACCATCGCCGGCTCCTGCTCGCCGCTCCCCTCGAACGGGATCCCGAGGAGCTTGCGGGTGCTGCTGCGCCCGCCATCGCACCCCGCGAGATAACGGGCCGCGATCACGGTGCCGTCCTCCAGCTCCGCGCGCACCCCGGCCGCGTCCTGGGAGATGCCGGCGAGCCGGGACTCGTACTCGACGCGCACGCCCAGCTCGGCCAGCCGGTCGCGCAGCACCTCCTCGATCTGCCACTGCCCCACCAGCACACCGCTGTCGCCGATGGCGGTGTCGTTGATGTGCTTCCCGTCGAAGTACTTGCGCAGCACCACCCGCGTCGTGCCCATGGCCACCACGCGATCGGCCACGCCGAGCTCTTCGAAGACGTCGAGGCTGCCCGGCCGGAGCCCCTTGCCGCGCGACTCGCGGTGCGGGGCGGAGCGCTGCTCGATCACCCGCACCGCTATGCCGCGGGCGGCCAGGTCACAGGCGAGCGTGAGTCCGGTGGGGCCGGAGCCGGTGATCAGTACGTCGGTCATCGGAGGGTCCTCTCATCAGGTCTATGACTCAAGGAAAGCGGCTCTCGACGAAAAACGCAACCCGGTTAAAAAAATAACTCGGTCACGATCCTGTGTTAGGCTATGCGCATGGAGAACACGACGGGTCTGCGCGAGAGCAAGAAGCTGCGTACGCGTCGCCAGCTGGCGGCCACGGCGCTGGAACTCTTCCTGGAACGGGGCTTCGACGCCGTCTCGGTGGCGGATGTCGCCGCCGCGGCCGAGATCTCCAAACCCACCCTGTTCCGGTACTTCCCGACGAAGGAGGACCTGGTCCTCGACCGGTTCGCCGACCACCAGGACGAGGCGGCGCGCGTCGTGCGCGAACGGCCCGCCGGGCAGACCCCGGTGGGGGCGGTGCGGGCGCACTTCCTCGCCGCCCTCGCGGAACGCGATCCGATCACGGGGATCAGCGACCACCCGAACGTGCTCGCCTTCGAACGGCTCGTCTACTCCACTGCCAGCCTGGACACCCGGCTCGCCCACTACACCGCCCGCGAGGTCGAGTTGCTCGCGGACGTGCTGGAGGTGGAGTCGGTCGAGCCGCTCACCGCCCGGCTGGCGGCCCTGCACCTGGTGGCGGTCCGCCATGAA
This genomic window contains:
- a CDS encoding class F sortase — protein: MTEDEGEQKPRRRSPWGVLALVMLSGLAMMRNGATAEDGPPQPAAAAAVAVSSDQLPVNPPEPPQDMEVLEHSSVQRVRIPAIRVDAPVMTVGLDAQGWIDAPPPQDPNLAGWYLNGISPGQRGSAVIVGHVDNAQGPAVFYGLGSLRKGNHIEVERYDGRTAVFEVYGVEVFSKESFPGARVYGDTGHPELRVITCGGGYSKAKGYDGNVVVFARMVQAR
- a CDS encoding DUF4239 domain-containing protein encodes the protein MSEWLVLSLAMAAACAVVLSIAFFNHRRIGEDDDPNETPDVIEYMTMMIGVIYAIVLGLAIAGVWEGRGAAQEYVRQEAQALHEISVRSEVYPAEVRKKIRADVDAYVTHVVRTEWTEMAESGNLTDRGGELLERIRRDVTDYDPQTDHEGQAYQPLVDQVAAVDDARSARGLGAGATMPGVVWFGLIAGALVTVGLIFTLQIRRSFRELLLAGLFSALIAFLLFLIWDFDAPFGRGISATAEPFLAQFPHLGLGD
- a CDS encoding SAM-dependent methyltransferase, whose amino-acid sequence is MERPAWAPPGIDISVPSVSRIYDYYLGGSHNFEVDRQAARRAMEFMPGLPKIMQANRAFMRRAVRYAVDQGVTQFLDIGSGIPTFGNVHEIARAASPEARVVYVDHDPVAVAHSRAVLAGDEHADIVAADLRKPQDILAAPEVAGLLDLGRPVALLLVAVLHFLEDSDDPYAAVAELRDALAPGSLLVLTHASYQGIPLAQEVAAGTVGVYRDIRNPLVMRSGEEITRFFDGFELVAPGVVAMPNWRPDGAEDPADSEAAEDPYAFSGFGGVGRKA
- a CDS encoding EAL domain-containing protein, whose amino-acid sequence is MPPGTPTPDQDCALEDRIGRFATIWGRAIFPVTATSLTRPEFELHLVPLTRTLVDALHARPFDASVAQRVGAGLVAVHCTDPEALAGTLGVVESYLVLYCGPNGSDAEGTEEYRSRCARLQHGIAAGFARALRERTLREQEAIARSALTARTDAQQALHASEARFRAVFEGAAIGIGIADLDGNVLEVNDTLLQMFGGLDGHVRSRNVSEWGHPDDTPHVWQMYAELVRGEREHYRVEKPYYRHDGTVLWTNLTVSLLRDAEGRPQYQLALMEDTTERRLLNLRLRYEATHDALTGLPNRTLFFERLEKALGGAGGSHFGLCYLDLDGFKAVNDSLGHSAGDRLLVEVADRLQSCATGPGEVVARLGGDEFVALTTGTDTDEKATELAVRILSALSTPIRLDGRELTVRGSIGIVEGPAGVRTPAEVLRSADITMYRAKAAGGNRFEFADAEADARAITRHGLTNALPAALERGEFFIEYQPLVHMHDGSVHGAEALVRWSHPQYGVLGPDRFIPLAERTGLIVPLGRWVLEEAVRQARNWQRQHGGSALRINVNLSPTQLHHPGLVADTLAVLENSGLAPGALCLEVTESALIGADDELLEPLRRLAALGVDIALDDFGTGYSNLANLRRLPVSVLKLDRSFTRGMQQQPADPVDVKIVEGIVALAHSLELAVTVEGVETGAQAAQLRALGCDTAQGWYYARPGAPDRIHTLSLSDAVPTP
- a CDS encoding FAD-dependent monooxygenase codes for the protein MTDVLITGSGPTGLTLACDLAARGIAVRVIEQRSAPHRESRGKGLRPGSLDVFEELGVADRVVAMGTTRVVLRKYFDGKHINDTAIGDSGVLVGQWQIEEVLRDRLAELGVRVEYESRLAGISQDAAGVRAELEDGTVIAARYLAGCDGGRSSTRKLLGIPFEGSGEQEPAMVIGDVRAPGLSRDVWHQWFTSEGGGILLCPMPGTDTFQLQASPEADERGELLPPSLESFQRLFDRHARIPGIRLADPSWLSAWRVNVRMATRIREGRVVLAGDAAHVHPIAGGLGMNTGIQDAAALGRALAAALTGPAGEEALDAYQADRLPVAAELLADTTRRYERVLAAVREPGRGTEAGLD
- a CDS encoding TetR/AcrR family transcriptional regulator, with the translated sequence MENTTGLRESKKLRTRRQLAATALELFLERGFDAVSVADVAAAAEISKPTLFRYFPTKEDLVLDRFADHQDEAARVVRERPAGQTPVGAVRAHFLAALAERDPITGISDHPNVLAFERLVYSTASLDTRLAHYTAREVELLADVLEVESVEPLTARLAALHLVAVRHELGRENWRRIDSGLSADEAHPAAVADAERAFTMLASGLDQALPIRLS